From the Trueperaceae bacterium genome, the window GAGGAGGATCATCTGCACGTCCTCCGGCCCGACGACGGGCTCGCCGCCGCGGGGCGCGGGCGCGGCGGCGCGCAGGCGGTCCTCGTGCTCGTCCAGGTGCCAGGCCGTGAGGCCCGTGGCCGACGCCTTGTCCGCGTTCGCCTCGTCGTGCATGACGAGGGCGGGCCTGAGGTAGGCGGCGAGCTCGCGCTGCTCCCGCTCGGCCAGGCGCACGTTGAGGGGCGCGTAGACCGCCCCGGTCTTCGCCGTCGCCAGCAGCAGGTCGATGTGCGCGACGTGGTTCGCGGCGAGGATCGCCACCCTTTCGCCCTTCTCGACGCCGGCCTCGCGCAGGGCCGCGGCGAGGCGCTCGGCCCTGTCGTTCAGCTCGGCGTAGGTGAGCCAGCGCCCCCGCCACAGCAGGGCCGGCGCGTCGGGCGTGAGCTCGGCCCGCTTGGCCGCGACGTCGAGGATCACGGCGCCACCTCCCTGGCGGGCCGCGCCTCGCCGCCCCAGCGCAGGCAGATCGCGTTCCACACGTAGCCGACGCCGGCCGCCACGAGCACGACCAGGTCGCCGGCCGCGAGCCTGCCCTCCCGGCGGGCGAGCTCGAGCGAGAGCGCCTGGTCGACCTGACCGATGTGGCCGTAGTCGCTGAGGTAGATGGACCTCTCCAGCGGCAGGCCGAGGCGCGAGAGCAGCGCCTCGTGCGCCGAGCGCTTGACGTGCAGCATGGCCACGTAGGCGACGTCCTCCAAGCGGGCGCCGGACCGGCGCACCGCGTCCTCGATCACGCCCACGAAGTTGTCCATGCTCTTGGCCTCGAGCCGCTCCCTCATGCCGGAAGGGTCCGTCACCTGCAGGCGGAACCTGGAGGCGTTCCCGGCCGTCACCGGCTCCACCGTGCCCCCCACGGGCACCAGCACGTCGAGCGAGAAGCTGCCGTCGGTGCGGAAGGACGAGCCGAGCAGCTCGTGCCCGCGGCCCCGCTGCACGACGAAGGCCGCGGCGCCGGCGCCGAGGTTGTACATGAACCGCACGTGCGGGTCGGAGAGGTCCACGAGGTCGCCGTTGCGGTAGCCGCCGGCGACGAGCACGGTGTCGACGCCCTCGTCGGCGAGGATCGTGTCGCGCGCCTGCTTCAGCGCCAGCACGGCGGTGCCGCACTTCTGCCCGACGTCGTAGGCGTAGGCGTTCACCGCGCCGACGTCGTGCGCGAGCTTGATGCCCGCGGTCCAGACCGGGTACTCCTTGTACTCCTCGGTGATGGAGACGACGACGTCGACGTCCTCGGGCCGCACCCCCGCGTCGGCGAGTGCGGCCCGCGCGGCCCTCACGCCCATGGCGGTCGGGTGGTCGTCGGGCCCCGGCACCACGCGGTGGGCGATGCCGAGCTTCTCGCGGACCACCCACTCGGGCAGGTCGGCGGCGGCCGCCAGCTCGGCTGCGCTCATGCGGCCGGCGGGCAGGTAGGTGCCTATGCCCGTGACTCCGGGACCGCGCGCGCTCATGCGTCTCCCGCGCGGGCGGTCCGGCGCCTCCGGCGCGGCCGTTCGGTCCCGTCCCCACGGCGGCCCGCCGGTGCCGGCCCCGCGGCTTCGTCACCGCGGCTGGTGCCGGCGCCCGCGGAAGGCCCCCCGTCGCCCCGCGCCCTGCCGTCCGGCGCCAGCCCCGCGCTGATGAACGCGAACACGGTGTCCATGACCTCGTCGGGCGGCGGGCGACGCTCCCAGATGGGGAAGCGGAGGCCCAGGAAGTGCGCGACGCCCATGAGCGCCCAGGCGAGCGCCGCCGGGTCCCCAGCGCGCACCTCCCCCCGTCCCTGGGCCCGGGAGAGGTTGACGGCGTAGGCGTCGGCGAGGGTCTGGTAGTACTCGCGGTAGGCCGACTCCTCGACGAACTGCGATTCCATGACGACCTTGTAGAGGTTCTGGTGCTCGAGCGAGAACGCCACGAAAGCGCGGAAGCCGAGGCGCTCGGCCTCGAGCCTGTCCGCGGCGCCGCTAGTGGCCCGCGCCAGGGCGGCCCTGAGGCTGTGGCCCATGTGCCGCACGAGCTCCACGAGGGCGTCCTTCTTGCTGCGGAAGTAGAGGTAGAAGGTGCCCTGCGCCACGCCGGCGCGGCGCGTGATGGCCGCCACCGAGGTGGCGGCGTAGCCGTTCTCGCCGATCTCCGCCTCGGCCGCCTCCAGGAGCCTGCGTCTCGTGGCCTCGCCCCGAGCCGTGCTCGGGACCGGTAGCTCGCTCATCGTCCTCGTCCCGCCGCCGCGTCCGGCCTGGCGCCGGACCTGACGGCCGAATCAGGTGTCAGGTTGCCAGGAGACTAAGGAGCGCGGGCGGGGGGTGTCAAGGGGCCCGCTGGAGGGGTAGGAGACCGCGCCTGCGGGCGCCCGCCGGAACGCCAGCGGTGAGGACAGTCCACCGCGTTGACTTCTAATCCTGGCTTCCCTATCTTGGGTTCCTTACGTCGTAGAAAGGCCGCTTGCGCCGTTACGTCCCCTCGCATCCGATGGACTCCTGACTCTGTCCGCGGCGAACGACGGGTGAGGACGAGATGGTCTCGATCTGGCGGGCGCTCGTGGTCGCAGGAAGCCTTCTCGTGGTCTCGTCCACGACCGGAGGAGGGAGCCGGCTCGAGGTGGCCGGTCGCGTGGACCATGGTCGCTACCCGCCCTCGGGCGACCTCGTCGTCCCCGTCTCCATCCGAGACGGGGCTGGCGTCAGCACGTGTCTTGGGCAGTGCGCCGAGACGCGGGCCTCGCCGCTTGGCGCCAGCGCGGACGAGCCGCCGGCGGGCGATGACGCGGACGAGCCGCCGGCGGGCGACGACGCGCCCGCGGCGGAGGGCGTGAGCGAGGAGGACATGGCTGCCCTCGTGGCCGAGGGCGAGACGCTCTACCTGAGCAGGGCGCGTCCCACCCCATGTGCCGAGTGTCACGGCGAGCAGGGCGAGGGCACGCGAGCGCCCACCCTCATCGGCAGCAGGATCGTCGGGGACGGTGAGCGCTTCGTGCGCCGCCTGCTGTTCGGAGGGCAGCTCATGCCTGCCTTCGCAACTTTGACCGACAGGGAGATAGCGGCCGTGACGACCTACGTGCGCAACTCATGGGGGAACGAGTTCGGTCCTGTGACGGAGGAGGAGGTGAGTCGCCTGCGCTAGTCCGCTCGCATCTCCAACGCAAAGCAGTTCGGGCCTTCACAGGAGGTCGACCGATATGGTGCGGAACTGGCTACGCGCGATTCTTGCGGCGGCGTTGCTACTTGTATCCGTCGGTGTGGCGCAGAGCGCGGAGGAGCTCGAGAACCCGGACCCTGAGGACTGGCCGACCCTCGGCCGAACCCTCGACATGCAGCGGTACAGCCCGCTTGACCAGATCGACGCGGACAACGTAGGGCAACTGAGGGTCGTGTGGACGCGCGACCTCGACGTTCGAGGTCGACAGCAGGCTGCGCCCGTCGTGTACGACGGCGTGATGTACATCAACGGGATAGACAGCGAGGTGCTCGCGCTCGACGCCGCGACGGGCGAGCTGCTGTGGCGGTACGACGCGGCGCTCGACGAGAACTTCACCGGTTCGCCGCAGTTGCGGGGAAGCGTCGTCGTGTACGACGGGAAGGTGTTCTACGCGCGTCGCGACGCCTCCGTCGTGGCGCTCGATGCCGCAACGGGCGAGGAGCTGTGGCACTCGAGCGTGGGCAACGTGGCGTGGAACGAGCTGTTCTCGTCAGGACCGATATTCGCAGACGGGAAGATCATCGTCGGGCCGGCCGGAGCCGATGCGGGCGGCAACCCCGGCAGGATCCTCGCCTTGAACCCTGAGGACGGTGAGATCCTGTGGACGTTCAACATCATCCCTGGACCCGAGGACGCGGAGGCGTACGCGACCTGGAACACGCCACCGGACCCCGAACGTGGGATAGGCGGCGGCTCGGCCTGGACCCCGGGAGCGTACGATCCGGTCACCAGGACGGTCATCTACGGCACCGGACAGCCGAACCCGTGGGACCGCATCGATGAGCGCCGAGGGCAGGACGAAGGCGCTCCGTCGGCGGACCTCTACACCGCGAGCTGGGTGGCCCTAGACGTCGACACCGGGGAGCTCAAGTGGTACCACCAGGTGATCCCCGGCGATGAGTGGGACGGCGACATGCATCCGACGCCGGTGAT encodes:
- a CDS encoding TetR/AcrR family transcriptional regulator → MSELPVPSTARGEATRRRLLEAAEAEIGENGYAATSVAAITRRAGVAQGTFYLYFRSKKDALVELVRHMGHSLRAALARATSGAADRLEAERLGFRAFVAFSLEHQNLYKVVMESQFVEESAYREYYQTLADAYAVNLSRAQGRGEVRAGDPAALAWALMGVAHFLGLRFPIWERRPPPDEVMDTVFAFISAGLAPDGRARGDGGPSAGAGTSRGDEAAGPAPAGRRGDGTERPRRRRRTARAGDA
- a CDS encoding PQQ-binding-like beta-propeller repeat protein; amino-acid sequence: MVRNWLRAILAAALLLVSVGVAQSAEELENPDPEDWPTLGRTLDMQRYSPLDQIDADNVGQLRVVWTRDLDVRGRQQAAPVVYDGVMYINGIDSEVLALDAATGELLWRYDAALDENFTGSPQLRGSVVVYDGKVFYARRDASVVALDAATGEELWHSSVGNVAWNELFSSGPIFADGKIIVGPAGADAGGNPGRILALNPEDGEILWTFNIIPGPEDAEAYATWNTPPDPERGIGGGSAWTPGAYDPVTRTVIYGTGQPNPWDRIDERRGQDEGAPSADLYTASWVALDVDTGELKWYHQVIPGDEWDGDMHPTPVIADVEIGGEPRRVAILATTTGYVVILDVATGEYIDSIQYHEDPQLHLGYEEDGTPIINDDLRITEDGGTVSICGRRSTTYNSAAYSPQTGLYYRAHTNDCYNYTLYTLPDDWERGQSATNFELQFLPDTFDALSALTAFDPRTGEIVWQYEHGYRHWGGGALATAGGLVFSAFPDRTFRAFDAATGEVLWEQVLHAGMESDPITYAVDGVQYVAQIAGTSGTQPHQEGLPDTITGSSVVWVFALPPE
- a CDS encoding cytochrome c; this translates as MSEEDMAALVAEGETLYLSRARPTPCAECHGEQGEGTRAPTLIGSRIVGDGERFVRRLLFGGQLMPAFATLTDREIAAVTTYVRNSWGNEFGPVTEEEVSRLR
- a CDS encoding 3-oxoacyl-ACP synthase; its protein translation is MSARGPGVTGIGTYLPAGRMSAAELAAAADLPEWVVREKLGIAHRVVPGPDDHPTAMGVRAARAALADAGVRPEDVDVVVSITEEYKEYPVWTAGIKLAHDVGAVNAYAYDVGQKCGTAVLALKQARDTILADEGVDTVLVAGGYRNGDLVDLSDPHVRFMYNLGAGAAAFVVQRGRGHELLGSSFRTDGSFSLDVLVPVGGTVEPVTAGNASRFRLQVTDPSGMRERLEAKSMDNFVGVIEDAVRRSGARLEDVAYVAMLHVKRSAHEALLSRLGLPLERSIYLSDYGHIGQVDQALSLELARREGRLAAGDLVVLVAAGVGYVWNAICLRWGGEARPAREVAP